Proteins found in one Anabas testudineus chromosome 1, fAnaTes1.2, whole genome shotgun sequence genomic segment:
- the LOC113161273 gene encoding ras-related protein Rab-33B-like, whose product MESSLEFSSSLGSVSSLLSRCRTFKVLVIGDSGVGKTCLTHRLSAGQFPSRVEATIGVDFRERLLDVDGEKLKLQLWDTAGQERFRKSMVQHYYRNVHAVLFIYDVTCPVSFTGLSSWVEECRQNSVGQEIPRFLVGNKSDLRDPSRKEYQVSQEQAVSFAKANGMMFFETSAKNPPIKRVNGQRGNGGYQQDNVEDIVFAVGAKLKRQRKHSAANALVNNGSFKVMNKKRTEKELWTCC is encoded by the exons ATGGAGTCCTCTCTGGAGTTTTCCAGCTCTCTGGGCAGCGTGTCCTCTCTGCTCAGTCGCTGTCGGACCTTTAAAGTGCTGGTGATCGGGGACTCCGGGGTGGGGAAGACCTGTCTCACACATCGACTCAGCGCAGGACAGTTCCCCAGCAGAGTGGAGGCCACCATCGGGGTGGACTTCCGCGAGAGGCTGCTTGATGTTGATGGAGAGAAACTTAAG CTCCAGCTGTGGGACACGGCAGGTCAGGAGCGCTTTCGGAAGTCCATGGTGCAGCACTACTACAGGAACGTCCATGCTGTGCTCTTCATATATGACGTCACCTGCCCTGTCAGCTTCACTGGCCTGAGCTCCTGGGTAGAAGAGTGTCGGCAGAACTCTGTTGGACAGGAAATCCccag GTTCCTGGTGGGTAACAAGAGTGACCTCCGTGACCCCAGCAGAAAGGAATACCAGGTGAGCCAGGAGCAGGCAGTGAGCTTCGCCAAGGCCAACGGCATGATGTTTTTTGAGACGTCCGCCAAGAACCCGCCGATCAAACGTGTGAACGGACAGCGAGGGAATGGAGGGTATCAGCAGGATAATGTGGAGGACATCGTTTTTGCTGTTGGTGCTAAactgaagagacagaggaaacattcGGCAGCAAACGCTCTGGTGAACAATGGATCCTTTAAAGTCATgaacaagaaaagaacagagaaagagcTTTGGACCTGTTGCTGA